The Streptomyces sp. CC0208 genome window below encodes:
- the recO gene encoding DNA repair protein RecO: MSLFRDDGVVLRTQKLGEADRIITLLTRGHGRVRAVARGVRRTKSKFGARLEPFSHVDVQFFARGSELVGRGLPLCTQSETIAPYGGGIVSDYARYTAGTAMLETAERFTDHEGEPAVQQYLLLVGALRTLARGEHAPHLVLDAFLLRSLAVNGYAPSFSDCARCGMTGPNRFFSVAAGGSVCVDCRVPGSVVPSPQTLELLAALLTGDWETADASEPRYVREGSGLVSAYLHWHLERGLRSLRYVEKQP, from the coding sequence ATGAGTCTCTTCCGGGACGACGGGGTCGTGCTGCGGACACAGAAGCTCGGGGAGGCCGACCGGATCATCACGCTGCTCACGCGCGGGCACGGGCGGGTACGGGCCGTGGCGAGGGGCGTGCGCCGCACCAAGTCCAAGTTCGGCGCCCGCCTCGAACCCTTCTCCCACGTCGACGTGCAGTTCTTCGCGCGGGGCAGCGAGCTCGTCGGGCGCGGACTGCCGTTGTGCACGCAGAGCGAGACCATCGCTCCGTACGGTGGCGGGATCGTCTCCGACTACGCCCGGTACACCGCCGGGACGGCCATGCTGGAGACCGCCGAGCGGTTCACCGATCACGAGGGCGAGCCGGCTGTCCAGCAGTACCTGCTGCTGGTCGGCGCCCTGCGCACCCTCGCCCGGGGCGAGCACGCGCCCCACCTCGTCCTCGACGCCTTCCTGCTCCGCTCCCTCGCGGTCAACGGCTACGCCCCCAGCTTCAGCGACTGCGCGCGCTGCGGCATGACCGGCCCGAACCGCTTCTTCTCCGTGGCGGCCGGCGGCTCGGTCTGCGTGGACTGCCGGGTGCCCGGCAGCGTCGTACCGTCGCCGCAGACCCTGGAACTCCTCGCCGCGCTGCTTACGGGAGACTGGGAGACCGCGGACGCGAGCGAGCCGCGGTACGTCCGGGAGGGCAGCGGGCTGGTGTCCGCCTACCTGCACTGGCATCTGGAACGCGGGCTCAGGTCCCTGCGTTACGTAGAGAAGCAACCCTGA
- a CDS encoding metal ABC transporter permease, with protein sequence MDFLDYAFMQRALLAAVLVGITAPAVGIYLVQRRQALMGDGIGHVAMTGVGLGFLLSWSPVWMATLVSVLGAVLMELIRWYGRTRGDIALAMLFYGGMAGGVMFINLAPGGSNANLTSYLFGSLSTVSQSDVTAICALAAFVVLVTLGLRRQLFAVSQDEEFARVTGLPVRALNLLTAVTAAVTVTVAMRVVGLLLVSALMVVPVAAAQQLTRSFAATFAIAVAIGVTVTIGGTVTSYYQDVPPGATIVLLTIGAFIVLTGLATPLARRRARAAAAAGPAPDPAECAIPASRQADGPVGV encoded by the coding sequence ATGGACTTCCTCGACTACGCCTTCATGCAGCGGGCCCTGCTCGCCGCCGTCCTGGTCGGCATCACCGCCCCCGCCGTCGGCATCTACCTCGTCCAGCGCCGCCAGGCCCTCATGGGCGACGGAATCGGCCATGTGGCGATGACCGGCGTCGGCCTCGGCTTCCTGCTCTCCTGGTCGCCGGTGTGGATGGCGACCCTCGTCTCGGTCCTCGGCGCCGTCCTCATGGAGCTGATCCGCTGGTACGGCAGGACGCGGGGCGACATCGCCCTCGCGATGCTCTTCTACGGCGGTATGGCCGGCGGCGTGATGTTCATCAACCTCGCGCCCGGCGGCTCCAACGCCAACCTGACCTCGTACCTGTTCGGCTCCCTGTCGACGGTGAGCCAGTCCGACGTGACCGCGATCTGCGCGCTCGCCGCGTTCGTGGTGCTCGTCACCCTCGGTCTGCGCCGGCAGTTGTTCGCGGTCAGCCAGGACGAGGAGTTCGCGCGGGTCACCGGTCTCCCGGTGCGCGCGCTCAACCTGCTGACCGCGGTCACGGCCGCGGTGACGGTGACCGTGGCGATGCGCGTGGTCGGACTCCTGCTGGTCAGCGCGCTGATGGTGGTGCCGGTGGCGGCGGCGCAGCAGCTCACCCGGAGCTTCGCGGCCACCTTCGCGATCGCGGTGGCGATCGGCGTGACGGTGACGATCGGCGGCACCGTGACCTCGTACTACCAGGACGTGCCGCCCGGTGCGACGATCGTGCTGCTGACCATCGGGGCGTTCATCGTGCTGACGGGTCTGGCCACCCCGCTGGCCAGGCGACGGGCCCGGGCGGCCGCCGCCGCAGGGCCCGCCCCGGACCCTGCCGAGTGCGCGATTCCGGCCAGTCGTCAGGCGGACGGCCCGGTCGGCGTCTGA
- a CDS encoding metal ABC transporter substrate-binding protein, with the protein MNVRRRLIPMVAAAGALSVLSACSTDSAAAGGTGKFDVVASFYPMAFLAEQIGGDHVHVTSLTEPGQEPHDLEISAKQTAQLQESDAVLYLKNLQPSVDDAVNQSEIKTKIDAAGLTSLEKHGNEVGGHAAEHDDHADAELAGLDPHVWLDPVRYAQIAEGVGKAFEKADPDHAADYKANTAALVKKLDALNTEFKTGLADTDTKVFITTHAAFGYLAERYGLTEEAINGLDPESEPSADRVKDLEKMAKADGVTTVFYETLVSDKTAKTIASDAGLKTDVLDPIEGITAKSRGKDYFSVQEANLKALQGALGAK; encoded by the coding sequence ATGAACGTACGACGTCGCCTCATACCCATGGTCGCCGCCGCCGGCGCCCTCTCCGTCCTCTCCGCATGCTCCACCGACAGCGCCGCCGCGGGCGGGACGGGCAAGTTCGACGTCGTCGCGTCCTTCTACCCGATGGCCTTCCTCGCCGAGCAGATAGGCGGGGACCACGTGCACGTCACCAGCCTGACCGAGCCCGGCCAGGAGCCGCACGACCTGGAGATCAGCGCCAAGCAGACCGCGCAGCTCCAGGAGTCCGACGCGGTGCTCTACCTCAAGAACCTCCAGCCCTCCGTCGACGACGCGGTGAACCAGTCCGAGATCAAGACCAAGATCGACGCCGCCGGCCTCACCTCGCTGGAGAAGCACGGCAACGAGGTCGGCGGCCACGCGGCCGAGCACGACGACCACGCCGACGCCGAACTCGCGGGTCTCGACCCGCACGTCTGGCTCGACCCGGTCCGCTACGCGCAGATCGCCGAGGGCGTCGGCAAGGCCTTCGAGAAGGCCGACCCGGACCACGCGGCCGACTACAAGGCCAACACCGCGGCCCTGGTGAAGAAGCTCGACGCCCTGAACACAGAGTTCAAGACCGGGCTCGCCGACACCGACACCAAGGTCTTCATCACCACCCACGCCGCCTTCGGCTACCTCGCCGAGCGCTACGGCCTCACCGAGGAGGCCATCAACGGTCTGGACCCCGAGTCGGAGCCCAGCGCCGACCGCGTCAAGGACCTTGAGAAGATGGCGAAGGCCGACGGCGTCACGACCGTGTTCTACGAGACGCTCGTCAGCGACAAGACCGCGAAGACCATCGCCTCCGACGCCGGGCTGAAGACGGACGTCCTCGACCCGATCGAGGGCATCACCGCCAAGTCCCGCGGCAAGGACTACTTCTCGGTCCAGGAAGCCAACCTCAAGGCGCTGCAGGGCGCCCTGGGAGCGAAATGA
- a CDS encoding alpha/beta hydrolase yields the protein MKQMTKSLALIAAASGVVLGVLTPISASATSGLTWTECQGSGLDPRQRCATVSVPMDYADPDGPKIEIAVSRIRSENPDARRGALLLIPGGPGGDSMNDPSGKGQRLPQKVRDAYDLIGFAPRGMAPSTAVDCGLEHRDLARTTLLPWPSADGSVDANMAAGKRVSESCARNGGELIKHISTLNEARDLDRVRAALGERKVSAWGVSYGTYVADAYLQLFPQRTDRVVLDSNDRPDPVLAERTWLAAFERGAEDNFPEFAKWASAPGNPDRLADTAAEVRPLFLRLAARLDREPIPWPGANPEELNGNVLRQSMLDSFYDPDDYPALAKLVLAAQKGTVPPAPAGPPEAVLQNATAVAAATICNDVDWPGDPEVYREGVAESRARYPLTGGMPRNAMPCAAWPWEPKEAPVHVTDRGPSNVLMVQNARDVATPLSGALGLREALGRRAVMVVNDSTGHDAYLDNGTACGDATVSRFLATGVRPARDAYCR from the coding sequence ATGAAGCAGATGACGAAGAGCCTCGCCCTGATCGCCGCCGCCTCCGGTGTCGTCCTCGGCGTCCTGACGCCGATCAGCGCGTCCGCCACCAGCGGCCTCACGTGGACCGAGTGTCAGGGCAGCGGCCTCGATCCTCGCCAGCGGTGCGCGACCGTCTCCGTACCCATGGACTACGCCGACCCGGACGGCCCGAAGATCGAGATCGCCGTGTCCCGTATCCGCAGCGAGAACCCGGACGCCAGGCGGGGTGCCCTGCTGCTGATCCCCGGAGGGCCCGGCGGCGACAGCATGAACGACCCCTCGGGGAAGGGGCAGAGGCTGCCGCAGAAGGTGCGGGACGCCTACGACCTGATCGGCTTCGCGCCGCGCGGGATGGCGCCCTCGACGGCCGTCGACTGCGGGCTCGAACACCGGGACCTGGCCCGCACGACCCTGCTGCCCTGGCCCTCCGCGGATGGCTCCGTCGACGCGAACATGGCCGCGGGCAAGCGCGTCTCCGAGTCCTGCGCGCGCAACGGGGGCGAGCTCATCAAGCACATCAGCACCCTCAATGAGGCCCGCGACCTGGACCGCGTACGCGCCGCGCTCGGCGAGCGCAAGGTGTCCGCGTGGGGCGTGTCGTACGGCACCTACGTCGCCGACGCCTACCTCCAGTTGTTCCCGCAGCGCACCGACCGCGTGGTCCTGGACAGCAACGACCGCCCGGACCCCGTCCTCGCGGAGCGCACCTGGCTCGCCGCGTTCGAGCGGGGCGCCGAGGACAACTTCCCGGAGTTCGCCAAGTGGGCCTCCGCGCCCGGCAATCCGGACCGGCTCGCCGACACGGCCGCCGAGGTGCGCCCGCTCTTCCTGCGCCTCGCGGCCCGCCTCGACCGCGAGCCGATCCCCTGGCCGGGCGCCAACCCCGAGGAGCTGAACGGCAACGTCCTGCGCCAGTCGATGCTCGACTCCTTCTACGACCCGGACGACTACCCGGCCCTCGCCAAGCTGGTCCTCGCCGCGCAGAAGGGTACGGTGCCGCCCGCGCCGGCGGGGCCGCCCGAGGCCGTCCTCCAGAACGCCACCGCGGTCGCCGCCGCCACCATCTGCAACGACGTCGACTGGCCGGGTGACCCGGAGGTGTACCGCGAGGGTGTGGCCGAGAGCCGCGCCCGGTACCCGCTGACCGGGGGCATGCCGAGGAACGCGATGCCGTGCGCCGCCTGGCCGTGGGAGCCGAAGGAGGCGCCGGTGCACGTCACCGACCGCGGCCCGTCCAACGTCCTGATGGTGCAGAACGCACGGGACGTGGCCACCCCGCTCAGCGGTGCCCTGGGGCTCCGCGAGGCGCTCGGCCGACGTGCCGTCATGGTCGTCAACGACTCCACCGGCCATGACGCCTACCTCGACAACGGCACCGCGTGCGGCGACGCGACGGTGTCCCGCTTCCTGGCCACGGGGGTGCGTCCGGCCCGGGACGCCTACTGCCGCTGA
- a CDS encoding helix-turn-helix transcriptional regulator has product MANGSRQAAWEFFGTELRRHREEVGMTQAELGSRVFVSGAYIGQFEQAFRKPQLDISQRIDEVLQTDGIFERLCRKLIDDKRYADYFAQVVEFERTATRICEFAPTVVPGLLQTAAYAGAVTIAANPFVTDEYVEEKVAARLERAQILKDATRPEYWVVLHESVLRIPVGGPQAMAEQLDYIALLMRDRKVWLTVVPFAAGAYASIAGMLQLMEFDDAPPLAYTETAFSGTLIDDPAVVKRAQRTYDLLRVAALSPEASLTLIASAAEDFRRCVSTT; this is encoded by the coding sequence ATGGCCAATGGTTCACGGCAGGCGGCGTGGGAGTTCTTCGGAACGGAACTGCGGCGACACCGGGAGGAGGTGGGGATGACCCAGGCGGAGCTGGGGTCACGGGTCTTCGTCTCCGGCGCCTATATCGGTCAGTTCGAGCAGGCCTTTCGAAAACCGCAGCTGGATATCTCGCAGCGGATCGACGAAGTTCTACAAACCGACGGTATTTTCGAGCGGCTGTGCAGGAAGCTCATCGACGACAAGCGGTACGCGGATTACTTCGCGCAGGTCGTGGAGTTCGAGCGGACGGCCACGAGGATCTGCGAGTTCGCGCCGACCGTGGTGCCGGGGCTGCTGCAAACAGCGGCGTATGCCGGAGCGGTGACGATCGCCGCGAACCCGTTCGTCACGGACGAGTACGTCGAGGAGAAAGTCGCCGCCCGCCTGGAACGGGCACAGATCCTCAAGGACGCGACAAGGCCCGAGTATTGGGTGGTTCTGCACGAGAGCGTGCTGCGCATCCCGGTCGGCGGCCCGCAGGCCATGGCCGAGCAACTGGACTACATCGCGCTGTTGATGCGGGACCGCAAGGTGTGGCTGACGGTGGTGCCGTTCGCGGCCGGGGCCTACGCCTCGATCGCCGGGATGCTACAGCTCATGGAGTTCGATGACGCACCTCCGCTCGCCTATACAGAGACGGCGTTTTCGGGAACGCTCATCGATGATCCGGCCGTGGTGAAACGGGCCCAGCGCACATACGATCTGCTCAGGGTCGCCGCGCTGTCGCCGGAGGCGTCCCTGACCCTGATCGCCTCGGCGGCGGAGGACTTCAGACGATGCGTGAGTACGACCTGA
- a CDS encoding DUF397 domain-containing protein, which produces MREYDLSNASWRKSSYSNGEGGSCVEVADGIPGVTPVRDSKLGTDSPVLAFPTDTWTHFLGLLK; this is translated from the coding sequence ATGCGTGAGTACGACCTGAGCAACGCCTCCTGGCGCAAGAGCAGTTACAGCAACGGCGAGGGCGGCAGTTGCGTCGAGGTCGCCGACGGAATCCCCGGTGTCACGCCCGTCCGTGACTCCAAACTCGGCACGGACAGCCCCGTCCTCGCCTTCCCCACCGACACCTGGACCCACTTCCTCGGGCTCCTCAAGTAG
- a CDS encoding isoprenyl transferase, whose amino-acid sequence MAVNGILGRRRREYRAPEPHPSGARAPKLPGELIPEHVAIVMDGNGRWAKERGLPRTEGHKVGAERVLDVLQGAIEAGVKNISLYAFSTENWKRSPDEVRFLMNFNRDFIRKTRDQLDELGIRVRWVGRMPKLWKSVAKELQVAQEQTKGNDKLTLYFCMNYGGRAEIADAAQALAEDVKAGRLDPAKVNEKTLAKYLYYPDMPDVDLFLRPSGEQRTSNYLLWQSAYAEMVFQDVLWPDFDRRDLWRACVEFASRDRRFGGAVPNEELLAMEEAMKGDPEA is encoded by the coding sequence ATGGCCGTAAACGGGATCCTGGGGCGCCGACGGCGCGAGTACAGGGCGCCGGAGCCGCACCCGTCCGGTGCCCGCGCGCCGAAGCTCCCCGGTGAGCTGATCCCCGAGCACGTGGCGATCGTCATGGACGGCAACGGGCGGTGGGCCAAGGAGCGCGGGCTGCCCAGGACCGAAGGGCACAAGGTCGGCGCCGAGCGGGTCCTGGACGTGCTCCAGGGCGCGATCGAGGCCGGCGTGAAGAACATCTCGCTGTACGCCTTCTCCACCGAGAACTGGAAGCGCTCGCCCGACGAGGTCCGCTTCCTCATGAACTTCAACCGGGACTTCATCCGCAAGACCCGCGACCAGCTCGACGAGCTCGGTATCCGGGTGCGCTGGGTGGGCCGGATGCCCAAGCTGTGGAAGTCCGTGGCCAAGGAGCTCCAGGTCGCGCAGGAGCAGACCAAGGGCAACGACAAGCTGACGCTGTACTTCTGCATGAACTACGGCGGCCGGGCCGAGATCGCCGATGCCGCGCAGGCCCTCGCCGAGGACGTGAAGGCGGGCCGCCTCGACCCGGCCAAGGTCAACGAGAAGACCCTCGCGAAGTACCTGTACTACCCGGACATGCCCGACGTGGACCTGTTCCTGCGGCCCAGCGGCGAGCAGCGCACCTCCAACTACCTGCTCTGGCAGAGCGCGTACGCCGAGATGGTGTTCCAGGACGTCCTGTGGCCCGACTTCGACCGCCGTGACCTGTGGCGGGCGTGCGTCGAGTTCGCCTCCCGGGACCGCCGCTTCGGCGGGGCCGTCCCGAACGAGGAGCTGCTCGCCATGGAGGAAGCGATGAAGGGCGATCCGGAGGCCTGA
- a CDS encoding metal ABC transporter ATP-binding protein: MSESVIALRGVRADLGSRPVLRGIDLSVHRGEVVALLGANGSGKSTAIRTIIGQVPASAGEIELFGTPRGRFRDWARVGYVPQRTTAAGGVPATVTEIVSSGRLSRARFGMLRKADHAAVRRALELVGMADRAKDSVNALSGGQHQRVLIARALAAEPELLIMDEPMAGVDLASQEVLARTLGEQVAQGTTVLLVLHELGPLEPLIDRAVVLRDGCVQHDGPPPRAVGQHALPGHDHVHPHDHEPIRTGLLS, translated from the coding sequence ATGAGCGAGTCCGTCATCGCGCTGCGCGGAGTCCGCGCCGACCTGGGCTCGCGGCCCGTCCTGCGCGGCATCGACCTCAGCGTGCACCGCGGTGAGGTCGTCGCGCTGCTCGGCGCCAACGGCTCCGGCAAGTCCACCGCGATCCGCACGATCATCGGCCAAGTGCCCGCGTCCGCCGGGGAGATCGAGCTCTTCGGCACCCCGCGCGGACGCTTCCGGGACTGGGCTCGGGTCGGGTACGTCCCGCAGCGCACCACCGCCGCCGGCGGCGTCCCCGCGACCGTCACCGAGATCGTCTCCTCGGGGCGGCTGTCCCGCGCCCGCTTCGGCATGCTCCGCAAGGCCGACCACGCGGCCGTACGCCGGGCCCTGGAGCTGGTCGGCATGGCGGACCGGGCCAAGGACTCCGTGAACGCCCTCTCCGGCGGCCAGCACCAGCGGGTGCTGATCGCCCGCGCCCTCGCCGCCGAACCCGAACTCCTGATCATGGACGAGCCGATGGCGGGCGTGGACCTGGCCAGCCAGGAGGTGCTGGCCCGGACGCTCGGCGAACAGGTCGCCCAGGGCACCACGGTCCTGCTCGTGCTGCACGAACTCGGCCCGCTGGAGCCCCTGATCGACCGGGCGGTGGTCCTGCGCGACGGCTGCGTGCAGCACGACGGCCCGCCCCCGCGCGCGGTCGGTCAGCACGCCCTGCCCGGCCACGACCACGTCCACCCCCACGACCACGAGCCGATCCGTACGGGACTGCTGAGCTGA
- the bla gene encoding class A beta-lactamase: MTGASTAAYAADDITARLHALEERYDARLGVFAHHVTTGRSVRHRADERFPMCSVFKALAAAAVLRDLDRDGEVLARRIHYTEADLVQPGSDQTAAHLAEGMTIAELADVAITFSDNTAGNLLLRELGGPTAITRFARSLGDRVTRLDRWEPELNTAEPWRRTDTTSPYAIGRTYGRLVLGDALDRRDRQLLTHWLLNNTTSVNRFHAGLPKTWTIADKTGGGSYGTNNDVGVVWTEDGDPIVLSVLSTMPAQDAVRDDALVAEAAAVVARALG, from the coding sequence GTGACCGGCGCGAGCACGGCCGCGTACGCCGCCGACGACATCACCGCCCGGCTGCACGCGCTGGAGGAGCGGTACGACGCCCGGCTCGGCGTCTTCGCCCACCACGTCACGACCGGGCGGTCCGTCCGCCACCGCGCCGACGAGCGTTTCCCGATGTGCTCCGTGTTCAAGGCCCTCGCGGCCGCCGCCGTCCTGCGCGACCTGGACCGCGACGGCGAGGTGCTGGCCCGCCGCATCCACTACACCGAGGCCGACCTGGTGCAGCCGGGCTCCGACCAGACGGCGGCACACCTCGCCGAGGGCATGACCATCGCCGAGCTCGCCGACGTCGCCATCACCTTCAGCGACAACACGGCCGGCAACCTCCTCCTGCGCGAACTCGGCGGCCCCACCGCGATCACCCGCTTCGCCCGCTCCCTCGGCGACCGGGTCACCCGCCTCGACCGCTGGGAGCCCGAGCTCAACACCGCCGAGCCGTGGCGGCGCACGGACACGACGAGCCCGTACGCCATCGGCCGCACCTACGGCCGGCTGGTCCTCGGCGACGCGCTGGACCGGCGGGACCGGCAGCTGCTCACGCACTGGCTGCTGAACAACACGACCAGCGTGAACCGCTTCCACGCGGGCCTGCCGAAGACCTGGACCATCGCCGACAAGACGGGCGGCGGCTCCTACGGCACCAACAACGACGTCGGTGTCGTCTGGACCGAGGACGGCGACCCGATCGTCCTGTCGGTGCTGTCGACCATGCCCGCGCAGGACGCCGTACGGGACGACGCCCTGGTCGCCGAGGCGGCCGCGGTGGTCGCCCGCGCCCTGGGCTGA
- a CDS encoding transcriptional repressor, which translates to MTTAGPPVKGRATRQRAAVAAALDEVDEFRSAQELHDMLKHKGDAVGLTTVYRTLQNLADAGEVDVLRTSDGESVYRRCSTGDHHHHLVCRVCGKAVEVEGPAVEKWADAIAAEHGYVNVAHTVEIFGTCADCAAAQG; encoded by the coding sequence GTGACGACCGCAGGACCGCCCGTGAAGGGCCGCGCGACCCGGCAGCGGGCCGCCGTGGCGGCGGCCCTCGACGAGGTCGACGAGTTCCGCAGCGCCCAGGAACTGCACGACATGCTCAAGCACAAGGGCGACGCCGTCGGTCTGACCACGGTCTACCGCACCCTCCAGAACCTCGCCGACGCGGGCGAGGTCGACGTCCTGCGCACCTCCGACGGCGAGTCCGTGTACCGCCGCTGCTCCACCGGCGACCACCATCACCACCTGGTCTGCCGGGTCTGCGGCAAGGCCGTGGAGGTCGAGGGCCCGGCCGTCGAGAAGTGGGCCGACGCGATCGCCGCCGAGCACGGATACGTCAACGTGGCGCACACCGTGGAGATCTTCGGCACCTGCGCGGACTGCGCGGCCGCCCAGGGCTGA
- a CDS encoding M4 family metallopeptidase translates to MRPSPRRSAVAASLVAAASLLAVGVQTVPAAAGPASPHPSPLRTGGLEAKLSPAQRTALIKSASGRTKATAGSLGLGAKEKLVVKDVVKDNDGTLHTRYERTYDGVPVLGGDLVVHTPPAAQATGTLGATFNNNRRTVSVKSTTATFGKAAAETKALKTAKALKAEKPAAQSARKVIWAGSGTPKLAWETVVSGFQDDGTPSKLHVITDATTGAELSRFEGVETGTGNSQYSGTVTLGTTLSGSTYQLYDTSRGGHKTYSLNNGTSGTGTLMTDADDTWGTGSGSNTQTAGVDAHYGAQETWDFYKNTFGRSGIKNDGVAAYSRVHYSSAYVNAFWDDDCFCMTYGDGTSNTHALTSLDVAGHEMSHGVTSNTAGLNYTGESGGLNEATSDIFGTGVEFYANNSSDVGDYLIGEKIDINGDGTPLRYMDKPSKDGGSADSWYSGVGNLDVHYSSGPANHMFYLLSEGSGTKTINGVTYNSTTSDGVAVAGIGRAAALQIWYKALTTYMTSSTNYAGARTAALNAAAALYGTSSAQYAGVGNAFAGINVGSHITVPSTGVTVTNPGSQSAKVGTAVSLQVSASSTNSGALTYAASGLPAGLSISSSTGLISGTPTTAGSYSTTVTVTDSTGATGTASFTWTVSATGGGSCTSAQLLGNQGFESGSTTWSASSGVITNDTGEAARTGSYKGWLDGYGSTHTDTLSQSVTIPSGCTGTTFTFYLHVDTAETTTSTAYDKLTVTAGSTTLATYSNLNAASGYVQKSFSLSGFAGQTVALKFTGVEDSSLQTSFVIDDTAVTTS, encoded by the coding sequence GTGAGACCCTCCCCACGAAGATCAGCCGTCGCCGCGTCCTTGGTCGCCGCCGCGTCCCTCCTCGCCGTAGGCGTCCAGACGGTGCCCGCCGCCGCGGGGCCCGCCTCCCCCCACCCCAGCCCCCTGCGCACCGGAGGCCTGGAGGCCAAGCTCTCCCCCGCCCAGCGCACCGCACTGATCAAGAGCGCGTCCGGCAGGACCAAGGCGACCGCAGGCTCCCTCGGCCTCGGCGCCAAGGAGAAGCTGGTCGTCAAGGACGTCGTCAAGGACAACGACGGCACCCTGCACACCCGTTACGAGCGCACCTACGACGGCGTGCCCGTCCTCGGCGGCGACCTGGTCGTGCACACGCCCCCGGCCGCCCAGGCCACGGGCACGCTCGGCGCGACCTTCAACAACAACCGCCGTACCGTCTCGGTGAAGTCCACGACCGCCACCTTCGGCAAGGCGGCCGCCGAGACCAAGGCGCTGAAGACCGCCAAGGCGCTCAAGGCCGAGAAGCCCGCCGCGCAGAGCGCCCGCAAGGTGATCTGGGCCGGCTCCGGCACCCCGAAGCTCGCCTGGGAGACGGTGGTCTCCGGCTTCCAGGACGACGGCACGCCCAGCAAGCTGCACGTCATCACCGACGCCACCACCGGCGCCGAGCTCTCCCGCTTCGAAGGCGTCGAGACCGGCACCGGCAACAGCCAGTACAGCGGCACGGTCACCCTGGGCACCACGCTGTCCGGTTCGACGTACCAGCTGTACGACACCTCGCGCGGCGGCCACAAGACGTACAGCCTCAACAACGGCACCTCGGGCACCGGCACCCTGATGACCGACGCCGACGACACCTGGGGCACCGGCTCCGGCTCCAACACCCAGACCGCCGGTGTGGACGCCCATTACGGCGCCCAGGAGACCTGGGACTTCTACAAGAACACCTTCGGCCGCAGCGGCATCAAGAACGACGGGGTCGCCGCCTACAGCCGCGTCCACTACAGCTCGGCGTACGTCAACGCCTTCTGGGACGACGACTGCTTCTGCATGACCTACGGCGACGGCACCAGCAACACCCACGCGCTGACCTCGCTGGACGTGGCCGGGCACGAGATGAGCCACGGTGTCACCTCCAACACGGCAGGGCTCAACTACACCGGTGAGTCCGGCGGGTTGAACGAGGCCACCTCCGACATCTTCGGCACCGGCGTGGAGTTCTACGCCAACAACTCCTCCGACGTGGGCGACTACCTCATCGGCGAGAAGATCGACATCAACGGCGACGGCACGCCGCTGCGGTACATGGACAAGCCGAGCAAGGACGGCGGCTCGGCGGACAGTTGGTACTCGGGGGTCGGCAACCTCGACGTGCACTACTCGTCCGGGCCCGCGAACCACATGTTCTACCTGCTCTCCGAGGGCAGCGGCACCAAGACCATCAACGGGGTCACGTACAACAGCACGACCTCGGACGGTGTCGCCGTCGCCGGGATCGGCCGGGCCGCGGCCCTCCAGATCTGGTACAAGGCGCTGACGACGTACATGACGTCGAGCACCAACTACGCGGGCGCCCGCACCGCCGCCCTGAACGCGGCGGCCGCCCTCTACGGCACCAGCTCCGCTCAGTACGCCGGGGTCGGCAACGCCTTCGCGGGCATCAACGTCGGCAGCCACATCACCGTGCCGTCGACCGGCGTGACGGTGACCAACCCGGGCAGCCAGTCCGCCAAGGTCGGGACGGCCGTCAGCCTCCAGGTCAGCGCGAGCAGCACCAACAGCGGCGCACTGACCTACGCGGCCTCCGGACTGCCCGCCGGCCTCTCGATCAGCAGCTCCACCGGGCTGATATCCGGCACCCCGACCACGGCCGGCAGCTACAGCACCACGGTCACGGTCACCGACAGCACCGGAGCCACCGGGACGGCGTCCTTCACCTGGACGGTCAGCGCGACCGGCGGCGGCAGCTGCACCTCCGCGCAGCTGCTGGGCAACCAGGGCTTCGAGTCGGGCAGCACGACCTGGAGCGCGTCCAGCGGTGTCATCACCAACGACACCGGCGAAGCCGCCCGCACCGGCTCCTACAAGGGCTGGCTGGACGGCTACGGCTCCACCCACACCGACACGCTCTCCCAGTCGGTGACGATCCCGAGCGGCTGCACGGGGACGACGTTCACCTTCTACCTGCACGTCGACACCGCGGAGACCACCACCAGCACGGCGTACGACAAGCTGACGGTGACCGCCGGTTCGACGACCCTGGCCACGTACTCCAACCTGAACGCGGCCTCCGGGTACGTCCAGAAGTCCTTCAGCCTGTCGGGCTTCGCCGGTCAGACGGTCGCCCTGAAGTTCACCGGGGTCGAGGACTCCTCGCTCCAGACGAGCTTCGTGATCGACGACACGGCGGTGACGACGAGCTGA